The Pseudomonadota bacterium genome segment TTCTTTTTAACGGCGAAGGCGCGCTGCTTCCCGGCGCAGTCTTGGGTAAGCGAACTGCCGACGGCAAGTACGTGGCTCTGAACCCGGGCGGTTCGGGCGGCGCCGAAGTTGCCGCAGGAATTTTGTTCGAGGCCGCCGACTCCTCAACCGGGGATGCAGTCTGCGTCGTCGTGGCACGTGACGCCATGGTGAACGGAAAGCTGCTGGATTGGGGCGCCGCATCCGCACCGCAGATCGTAACCGCTACCGCTGAGCTTCTGGCGGCTGGCATCAAAGTCATTTAATCGGAGGTAGCTCATGAGTTTGCTTGATATTTTCGCTGCGGATGGGTTCACCACCGCGAGCATGATTACGCCCATCGATCGAGTCCAAACGGTACCCGGTCAAATTGGGAGTCTGGGGATCTTCGTTTCCACCCCGGTGCGAGACATCACGGTTCACATTGAAGAGCGCGCTGGAGAGATTCAGCTGATCCCAACGTCTCAGCGTGGCGCCGAGCCGACCACGAAAGACAAAGAGAAGCGCACCGTTCGCTCCCTCGAGATCCCTCGCATCGCAGTGATGGATCGGATTAACGCGTCTGAGCTGCAGTTCTTGCGCGCCTTCGG includes the following:
- a CDS encoding head decoration protein, with protein sequence MPSITETRHAGEFLLGEWDAIYSQDAAILFNGEGALLPGAVLGKRTADGKYVALNPGGSGGAEVAAGILFEAADSSTGDAVCVVVARDAMVNGKLLDWGAASAPQIVTATAELLAAGIKVI